From Triticum aestivum cultivar Chinese Spring chromosome 4A, IWGSC CS RefSeq v2.1, whole genome shotgun sequence, a single genomic window includes:
- the LOC606322 gene encoding sodium/hydrogen exchanger 2, with translation MMGLGLGDPPADYGSIMAVGLFVALMCICIIVGHLLEENRWMNESTTALLLGLGAGTVILFASSGKNSRLMVFSEDLFFIYLLPPIIFNAGFQVKKKQFFRNFMTITLFAVVGTLISFSIISLGAMGLISRLNIGSLELGDYLALGAIFSATDSVCTLQVLNQDETPFLYSLVFGEGVVNDATSVVLFNAIQNFDLGNFSSLKFLQFIGNFLYLFGASTFLGVASGLLSAYVIKKLYFGRHSTDREVAIMMLMAYLSYMLAELLDLSGILTVFFCGIVMSHYTWHNVTESSRVTTKHAFATLSFISETFLFLYVGMDALDIEKWKIVSETYSPMKSIGLSSIIVALVLVARAAFVFPLSYLSNLTKTTPGEKISIRQQVIIWWAGLMRGAVSIALAYNKFAKSGHTQLPSNAIMITSTIIIVLFSTIVFGLLTKPLIRLLIPARHLTREVSALSEPSSPKSFLEQLPGNGPETDLENAVSIRRPTSLRMLLASPTRSVHHYWRKFDNAFMRPVFGGRGFVPFVPGSPTESSVPLLAHGSEN, from the exons ATGATGGGGCTGGGGCTGGGCGACCCGCCGGCGGATTACGGCTCCATCATGGCGGTGGGGTTGTTCGTCGCGCTCATGTGCATCTGCATCATCGTCGGCCACCTCCTCGAGGAGAATCGCTGGATGAACGAGTCCACCACCGCGCTCTTGCTT GGGCTGGGCGCCGGCACGGTCATCCTCTTCGCGTCCAGCGGGAAAAACTCGCGCTTAATGGTCTTCAGCGAGGATTTGTTCTTCATCTATCTGCTCCCACCCATCATTTTCAATGCAGG GTTCCAAGTGAAGAAGAAACAATTCTTCCGCAACTTCATGACTATTACATTGTTTGCTGTAGTTGGGACCTTGATCTCCTTCAGTATAATATCCCTTG GTGCGATGGGGCTAATATCAAGGCTGAACATAGGCTCCCTTGAGCTTGGAGACTACCTCG CACTTGGGGCAATATTCTCGGCAACGGACTCTGTTTGCACCTTGCAGGTGTTAAACCAAGATGAGACACCCTTCTTGTACAGTTTGGTGTTTGGTGAAGGTGTTGTTAATGATGCGACATCAGTTGTGTTGTTCAATGCAATCCAGAACTTTGATCTTGGAAATTTCAGTAGCCTCAAATTCTTACAGTTCATTGGAAATTTCCTCTATCTATTCGGCGCCAGCACCTTTCTTGGAGTAGCT AGTGGACTTCTCAGTGCTTATGTCATCAAGAAACTGTACTTTGGCAG GCACTCCACTGATCGTGAAGTTGCTATTATGATGCTCATGGCTTATTTATCTTACATGCTGGCTGAA TTGCTTGATTTGAGTGGTATTCTCACGGTTTTCTTCTGTGGTATTGTAATGTCACACTATACCTGGCACAATGTAACAGAGAGTTCCAGGGTCACAACCAA GCATGCCTTCGCCACGTTGTCATTCATCTCTGAGACGTTTCTCTTTCTCTATGTTGGCATGGATGCATTGGATATAGAGAAGTGGAAGATTGTTAGTGAAACATATAG CCCAATGAAATCTATTGGCTTGAGCTCCATTATTGTGGCGTTGGTACTGGTTGCAAGAGCTGCATTTGTTTTCCCACTATCTTATCTCTCCAATTTGACCAAAACAACTCCAGGGGAGAAGATCTCTATTAGGCAGCAA GTTATTATTTGGTGGGCGGGTCTCATGAGAGGTGCCGTGTCAATTGCATTGGCCTACAATAAG TTTGCAAAATCAGGGCACACTCAGCTCCCTAGCAATGCTATCATGATCACCAGTACAATAATTATTGTTCTTTTCAGCACAATT GTCTTTGGGCTACTGACTAAGCCATTGATCAGACTCCTGATTCCAGCGAGGCACCTCACTAGGGAAGTGAGTGCCCTTTCTGAGCCATCCAGCCCGAAGTCCTTCCTTGAACAGCTGCCCGGGAATGGGCCTGAGACGGATCTCGAGAATGCTGTGAGCATACGCCGCCCGACGAGTCTCCGGATGCTCCTGGCGAGTCCAACACGGTCAGTCCACCACTACTGGCGCAAGTTTGACAACGCCTTCATGCGGCCGGTGTTCGGAGGTCGAGGCTTCGTCCCATTTGTCCCTGGATCTCCCACCGAAAGCAGTGTACCATTACTAGCCCATGGAAGTGAGAACTAG